In Roseimicrobium gellanilyticum, the following are encoded in one genomic region:
- a CDS encoding sigma-70 family RNA polymerase sigma factor: protein MTDDPGQPESPAPLPVERQEEFVLLLNGAHALLLRYVMSLVGNRHDAEDVLQRASVSMWRRFGMFEPGTDFIAWATTVAFYEVRNFQRVTGRSRLAFDDELMQTLAAERAVQVRQWSVRAEALEVCVEKLDPASRDLVEAIYTQGQAADAVARQQGRAAQTIYNKLNFIRRVLAECVQRRMAEVAS from the coding sequence GCCTGAATCTCCTGCGCCGCTTCCTGTGGAGCGGCAGGAGGAGTTCGTGCTGCTGCTGAACGGGGCTCATGCACTCTTGCTGCGTTATGTGATGTCCCTGGTGGGCAACCGGCATGACGCGGAGGATGTGCTGCAGCGCGCCAGCGTGTCGATGTGGCGGCGGTTCGGCATGTTTGAGCCGGGCACAGACTTCATCGCGTGGGCTACCACCGTCGCGTTTTACGAGGTGCGAAACTTCCAGCGGGTCACGGGCAGGTCCCGGCTCGCCTTTGATGACGAGCTGATGCAGACGCTTGCTGCCGAACGTGCGGTGCAAGTCCGGCAGTGGAGCGTGCGGGCCGAAGCCCTGGAGGTCTGCGTGGAAAAGCTGGACCCCGCAAGCCGCGACCTGGTGGAGGCCATTTACACCCAGGGTCAGGCAGCCGATGCCGTCGCCCGGCAGCAGGGTCGCGCTGCGCAAACCATCTACAACAAACTGAACTTCATCCGTCGCGTGCTCGCTGAGTGCGTGCAACGGCGGATGGCGGAGGTCGCATCATGA
- a CDS encoding MgtC/SapB family protein, translating into MLEPAWAGIMLTFASIAAGAVIGSERERRDKPAGMRTLILVSLGAAVFTMTSFAFVTTTGDSGRVAAQIVTGIGFLGAGVILHSRRSVVGVTTAATIWVTAAIGLTVGAGYAIPGLALSVIVRTVLDLVHRYEREFLDHVCTWRVRITFQSHRGKTQAKLQRILSAYHIQSSRGQWSMLDAHRGQVELDVQIPERKMHEVAGEIADLGEVESIEDRAATSPEG; encoded by the coding sequence ATGCTGGAACCCGCCTGGGCCGGTATCATGCTGACGTTTGCGTCCATTGCTGCCGGTGCCGTCATCGGAAGCGAGCGGGAGCGCCGTGACAAGCCGGCAGGGATGAGGACGCTCATTCTTGTCTCCTTGGGAGCGGCGGTCTTCACCATGACATCGTTCGCGTTTGTGACCACCACCGGGGATTCGGGCCGGGTGGCGGCGCAGATCGTCACAGGTATCGGGTTCCTTGGCGCCGGGGTGATTCTGCACTCCCGTCGCTCCGTGGTCGGCGTGACGACTGCGGCCACCATCTGGGTCACGGCGGCCATTGGGCTCACGGTGGGCGCTGGCTATGCCATTCCTGGGCTCGCCTTGAGTGTGATAGTCCGGACCGTTCTGGATCTCGTGCACCGATACGAGCGGGAGTTTCTGGATCACGTATGCACATGGCGGGTGCGTATTACCTTCCAGAGCCATCGGGGAAAGACCCAGGCCAAGCTGCAGCGCATCCTGAGCGCCTATCACATCCAGTCCTCCCGTGGCCAGTGGTCGATGCTGGATGCGCACCGCGGCCAGGTCGAATTGGACGTCCAGATCCCCGAGCGCAAGATGCACGAAGTCGCCGGCGAGATTGCCGATCTTGGGGAAGTGGAATCCATCGAAGATCGAGCCGCCACATCTCCTGAAGGATGA
- a CDS encoding DUF1592 domain-containing protein produces MRLTVLAPFLFLSSLPAAQSAANPAPALKTFLEQHCVECHDAETKKGELDLTALSFQLDDAKALSAWVKVHDRVQSGEMPPAKKSRPAASETDPVLKSLATELRHADAAREQRDGRSRLRRLNRVEFENSIRDLLSMPALKVKDSLPEDGKSHGFDRLSGALDISFVHMESYLAAVDKALNAALCPTPEAPPTLKYRYKPWEPVHHKGTQCEGSVSQAVRNKTAIGLVGMKRDETFFADTPYHITDEEPKATAVGLFRHEDADYRTTMTKVQPYVTGWYKLRVSGYSFGWNGKQVVPTDRHGALGWGVYQKGEHHGTVDLPPNKAAVREVTAWLERGGGMNHPHDDFIRIIGASLENVRDYAHGPNKDVLGPMWNVPGIAVEWIEIEGPLHDQWPPASHRALFGDLPVKVWTPELGIPKPTQQIWPRGNPRSEPADIYGERGQHRPIVYVESKNPVTDAERLLRTFLRKAFRRPVLDAEVAEYTAKVKARLDAGAAFEDAMRTAYREALTSPEFLFIREPAGKLDDHALASRLSYFLWNTLPDEELSKLADEKKLSRPDVLLAQTKRMLTDKRSQRFVEDFLGQWLMLREIGATQPDRKMYPEFMPWLQDAMLLEARAYFTDLLKNDLGISTLVQSDFAYLNEPLARLYGIDGVRGWDIQRVTLPKHSPRGGFLTMAAVMKTTANGTTTSPVKRGAFVMEKVLGIVPSPPPADAGTVEPDTRGTTTIREQLDKHKRNATCAACHQKMDGYGFALESFDVMGGWREQYRAAGSAGDSKTRPVLHGRGIEYHAAAPVDCSGAMPDGRAFKDVNELRSILASQPERLAHAFASHLITYATGADISFADRDRVDSIVAKTRSSNYGVQSLLLEVIQSELFGMK; encoded by the coding sequence ATGCGTCTCACTGTTCTTGCTCCATTCCTTTTTCTCTCCTCGCTCCCGGCTGCCCAGTCTGCGGCCAACCCTGCTCCTGCACTGAAGACGTTCCTCGAGCAGCATTGCGTGGAGTGCCATGATGCCGAGACCAAAAAGGGCGAGCTCGATCTCACGGCTCTTTCGTTTCAACTGGACGATGCCAAGGCGCTTTCCGCTTGGGTAAAGGTGCACGACCGCGTGCAATCGGGTGAAATGCCGCCCGCCAAAAAATCGCGGCCTGCCGCCAGTGAGACGGATCCCGTGTTGAAGTCCCTGGCCACCGAGCTCCGCCATGCGGATGCTGCACGGGAGCAGCGAGACGGTCGCTCCCGCCTGCGCCGGCTGAACCGCGTGGAGTTTGAGAATTCGATCCGCGACCTCCTGTCGATGCCGGCACTGAAGGTAAAGGACTCCCTGCCGGAGGATGGCAAGTCCCACGGCTTTGACCGCCTTTCCGGCGCCCTGGACATCTCCTTTGTCCACATGGAGTCCTACCTCGCCGCCGTGGACAAGGCGCTGAACGCCGCGCTGTGCCCCACCCCGGAAGCTCCGCCGACACTCAAGTACCGCTACAAGCCCTGGGAGCCAGTGCACCACAAGGGCACCCAGTGCGAAGGCTCCGTGTCCCAGGCGGTGCGCAACAAGACGGCGATCGGGCTCGTCGGCATGAAGCGGGACGAGACCTTTTTCGCGGATACACCCTATCACATCACAGATGAGGAACCGAAGGCCACAGCCGTCGGACTCTTCCGCCATGAGGACGCGGACTACCGTACCACCATGACGAAAGTCCAGCCCTACGTCACCGGCTGGTACAAGCTGCGCGTCTCCGGATACAGCTTTGGATGGAATGGCAAACAGGTGGTGCCCACGGATCGCCACGGCGCCTTGGGCTGGGGCGTGTATCAAAAGGGAGAGCATCACGGCACGGTGGATCTGCCACCGAACAAAGCCGCCGTACGCGAGGTAACCGCCTGGCTGGAGCGCGGCGGTGGCATGAACCATCCGCACGATGACTTCATCCGAATCATCGGCGCCTCGTTGGAAAACGTGCGCGACTATGCCCACGGTCCGAACAAGGATGTCCTCGGCCCCATGTGGAATGTGCCCGGCATCGCGGTGGAATGGATCGAGATCGAAGGACCGCTGCATGACCAGTGGCCACCGGCAAGTCATCGGGCTCTCTTCGGCGATCTGCCGGTGAAGGTCTGGACGCCGGAGCTTGGCATTCCCAAGCCAACGCAGCAGATCTGGCCACGCGGCAATCCGCGCTCGGAACCTGCAGACATCTATGGCGAGCGCGGTCAGCACCGCCCCATCGTGTATGTGGAGTCGAAGAACCCGGTCACCGATGCCGAGCGGCTGCTGCGCACGTTCCTGCGCAAGGCCTTCCGCCGCCCCGTGCTGGATGCCGAGGTCGCCGAGTACACCGCCAAGGTGAAGGCACGACTCGATGCGGGTGCCGCTTTCGAGGACGCGATGCGCACGGCCTATCGTGAGGCGCTCACGTCACCGGAATTCCTCTTCATTCGTGAACCCGCTGGAAAGCTCGATGACCACGCCCTCGCCTCGCGGCTCTCCTATTTCCTCTGGAACACGCTTCCGGATGAGGAGCTCTCCAAGCTCGCCGATGAAAAGAAGCTGTCGCGGCCCGACGTGTTGCTCGCGCAGACGAAGCGCATGCTGACTGACAAACGCTCACAGCGCTTCGTGGAGGACTTCCTCGGTCAATGGCTCATGCTGCGCGAGATCGGAGCCACACAGCCGGATCGCAAGATGTATCCGGAGTTCATGCCCTGGTTGCAGGACGCGATGCTTCTGGAAGCTCGCGCCTATTTCACCGACCTGTTGAAGAACGATCTCGGCATCAGCACCCTCGTGCAGTCGGACTTTGCCTATCTCAATGAGCCACTGGCACGTTTGTACGGCATCGACGGAGTACGCGGCTGGGACATCCAACGTGTGACGCTGCCGAAGCACAGCCCGCGTGGAGGATTCCTCACCATGGCGGCGGTGATGAAGACCACGGCGAATGGAACCACCACCTCGCCCGTGAAGCGCGGCGCCTTTGTGATGGAAAAGGTGCTCGGCATTGTTCCCTCCCCACCGCCAGCGGATGCAGGCACGGTGGAGCCAGACACACGCGGCACCACGACGATTCGTGAACAACTCGACAAGCACAAGCGCAACGCCACCTGTGCTGCATGCCACCAGAAGATGGATGGCTATGGCTTCGCACTGGAGAGCTTCGATGTCATGGGCGGCTGGCGCGAGCAGTACCGCGCCGCAGGATCTGCTGGTGATTCGAAAACCCGCCCGGTACTGCATGGCCGCGGCATCGAATATCACGCCGCAGCACCCGTGGATTGCTCCGGTGCCATGCCAGATGGGCGCGCCTTCAAGGACGTGAATGAGCTGCGCTCCATCCTTGCTTCACAGCCGGAACGTCTCGCTCATGCGTTCGCCAGCCACCTCATCACGTATGCGACCGGCGCTGACATCAGCTTTGCGGATCGTGATCGTGTCGATTCCATCGTCGCCAAAACGAGGAGTTCCAACTACGGCGTGCAGAGCCTGCTTCTGGAAGTGATACAGAGCGAGCTCTTCGGCATGAAATAA
- a CDS encoding GntR family transcriptional regulator yields the protein MATPPAPSRLQSRAYSELRRLIASGEFPPGTFLSERQLAAQFGMSKTPIHVALERLEAEGFVTISAQQGIVVRGMSVEDIVDHYELREAIECWVVRRIAGKLNAEQQAQLRENIARQEAALKEWDLNSLMHLDEQMHFLLCSYLNNKEIITTMERLRDKIHQVILRVTDTDSRRPAESVAEHVAIINAVLDGEGPRAADLIVEHLEAGKRRILNPERFAR from the coding sequence ATGGCAACCCCGCCCGCCCCCTCCCGTCTCCAGTCGCGTGCGTATTCTGAGCTGCGGCGGCTCATCGCTTCCGGTGAGTTTCCCCCCGGGACGTTCCTTTCGGAGCGTCAGCTTGCAGCCCAGTTCGGCATGAGCAAGACGCCCATCCATGTGGCGCTTGAGCGACTGGAGGCGGAGGGGTTCGTCACCATCTCGGCGCAGCAGGGCATCGTGGTGCGGGGCATGAGCGTGGAGGACATCGTGGATCACTATGAGCTGCGCGAAGCCATCGAGTGCTGGGTGGTGCGGCGCATCGCGGGAAAGCTCAATGCGGAACAGCAGGCGCAGCTTCGCGAGAACATCGCACGTCAGGAAGCAGCGCTGAAGGAGTGGGACCTGAACTCCCTCATGCACCTCGATGAGCAGATGCACTTCCTGTTGTGCTCCTACCTCAACAACAAGGAGATCATCACGACCATGGAACGCCTGCGTGACAAGATTCACCAGGTGATCCTCCGAGTCACAGACACGGACAGCAGGCGTCCGGCCGAGAGCGTGGCGGAGCACGTGGCGATCATCAATGCCGTGCTGGATGGAGAGGGCCCTCGCGCTGCGGATCTGATCGTGGAGCATCTCGAAGCCGGCAAACGCCGCATCCTGAATCCAGAACGCTTTGCCCGATGA
- a CDS encoding DUF1552 domain-containing protein, whose protein sequence is MNIALRSPISRRTFLRSTGAALALPFLEAMMPRLGAASPTPPRRFIGMMTNMGILPDQFFPTTAGRDYESTPYLDILKEHRNDLTVFSGVSLPGVDGGHAAEKSFLTCAPGASRGSFRNSISLDQFMAEKVGSETRFPSLALMIGSDNLSLSWTRSGSMIPPQSSPLKLYQQLFIEDTTEGKALAVQRLKDDRSLLDSLREKSKRLEREVGAADRERLDQYFTSVRELERRLAAAEGWVNQPKPVVKTPKPEEIGDRNDLPKCNRVMFDLVRLALETDSTRIVTVCASLAGITARTIPGVKSNTHELTHHGNREEKLDELRRIEAAQFQDLAVFLTGLRQTGEQGRTLLDQSSVLYGTNMGSANAHSNDNLPVLLAGGGFKHGQHLAFDRKHNYPLSNLFVSLIQRMGIEAGSFSSGTTTMKGLETA, encoded by the coding sequence ATGAACATCGCCCTTCGTTCTCCGATCTCGCGCCGCACCTTTCTGCGCAGCACTGGCGCAGCGCTGGCCCTGCCATTTCTTGAGGCGATGATGCCGCGCCTCGGTGCTGCATCGCCCACGCCTCCGCGCCGCTTCATCGGCATGATGACGAACATGGGCATCCTGCCGGATCAGTTCTTTCCCACGACGGCAGGTCGCGACTACGAGAGCACGCCGTACCTGGATATCTTGAAAGAGCATCGCAACGACCTCACCGTCTTCTCAGGCGTGTCACTGCCGGGTGTGGATGGTGGCCATGCTGCGGAGAAATCCTTCCTCACCTGTGCGCCGGGAGCGAGCCGTGGCTCCTTCCGCAACAGCATTTCTCTTGATCAGTTCATGGCTGAGAAAGTGGGTAGCGAGACGCGCTTCCCATCACTCGCACTCATGATTGGCTCGGACAACCTCAGCCTCTCGTGGACACGCAGCGGCTCCATGATCCCACCGCAGAGCAGCCCGCTGAAACTCTATCAGCAGCTCTTCATTGAGGACACCACAGAAGGCAAGGCACTGGCGGTGCAGCGGCTCAAAGATGACCGGAGCCTCCTCGACAGCCTGCGTGAGAAGTCCAAACGCCTGGAGCGCGAAGTCGGCGCGGCGGATCGCGAACGTCTCGATCAGTATTTCACCAGTGTCCGTGAACTGGAGAGGCGTCTCGCCGCGGCGGAAGGATGGGTGAATCAACCCAAGCCAGTGGTGAAGACGCCGAAGCCGGAGGAAATCGGTGATCGAAACGATCTGCCCAAGTGCAATCGTGTGATGTTTGACCTGGTGCGTCTCGCACTGGAGACGGACAGCACCCGCATCGTCACCGTGTGCGCCAGCCTGGCCGGCATCACCGCGCGCACCATTCCGGGTGTGAAATCCAACACCCACGAACTGACGCACCACGGCAACCGCGAGGAGAAGCTGGACGAACTCCGCCGCATCGAAGCCGCACAATTCCAGGATCTGGCCGTCTTCCTCACCGGACTCCGCCAAACGGGAGAACAAGGCCGCACCCTGCTCGATCAATCCTCCGTGCTCTACGGCACCAACATGGGCAGCGCCAACGCGCACTCGAACGACAACCTTCCCGTCCTGCTCGCTGGCGGAGGCTTCAAACATGGCCAGCACCTCGCCTTTGATCGCAAGCACAACTACCCGCTCAGCAATCTTTTCGTCTCACTCATCCAGCGCATGGGCATCGAGGCGGGTTCCTTCTCCAGTGGCACCACGACGATGAAGGGACTGGAGACAGCATAA
- a CDS encoding DUF1552 domain-containing protein: MHTPSTRRHFLRSSTALIALPVLESLGFRRFASAAAPAAAPKRLVFLGFGWGITDETWFPKISEPGSGYTLPPGLQPLARHKADFSIVQGLWNKYSSDGHWGSTMWLTGANRYAQPGQTFHNSISADQVAAAKFGLHTRFSSLQLNAAEESDRSGHGPGLSLAWDVSGKPIGGQKGPLEAYHRLFSRDNTPIEQKKAMLAQKRSVLDAVLENANTLKRGLGKNDNAKLEEYFQGIRDIETRLSKDEQWLEVPPATAPLPEPKPGLAGREEIRLMYDIMVAAMQTDSTRVLTYRQPVSTLLTSMDIKVAPHDMSHYHSTMGEKLDASQRRDLAQSELLAGFIDKLKATKEADGSRLFDNVAVAYGSNIRTEHSLDNCPTLLTGGGAGIKLGHNIVVSKDTPLCNAWLTLLHGLGIEAERHGDSSGVIKEMAA, encoded by the coding sequence ATGCACACCCCATCCACCCGCCGCCACTTCCTCCGCTCGAGTACCGCACTCATTGCATTGCCGGTGCTTGAGTCTCTCGGGTTCCGGCGCTTTGCCTCAGCGGCCGCTCCGGCAGCAGCACCCAAGCGCCTCGTCTTCCTGGGTTTCGGCTGGGGCATCACGGATGAAACGTGGTTCCCAAAAATCAGCGAGCCCGGCTCCGGCTACACGCTGCCTCCCGGATTGCAACCCCTCGCCAGGCACAAGGCGGACTTCTCCATCGTCCAGGGACTTTGGAACAAATACAGCTCAGACGGTCACTGGGGCAGCACCATGTGGCTCACCGGCGCCAATCGCTATGCGCAGCCAGGGCAGACGTTTCACAACAGCATCTCCGCGGATCAAGTAGCAGCTGCGAAGTTCGGCCTGCACACACGCTTCTCCTCGCTGCAACTGAATGCCGCGGAGGAGAGCGATCGCTCAGGACACGGTCCGGGACTTTCACTTGCGTGGGACGTGAGCGGCAAACCCATCGGTGGGCAGAAGGGACCGCTGGAAGCATATCACCGTCTCTTCTCCCGGGACAATACACCCATTGAGCAGAAGAAAGCGATGCTCGCACAAAAGCGCAGTGTGCTCGACGCCGTGTTGGAAAATGCCAATACACTGAAGCGCGGTCTCGGAAAGAACGACAACGCCAAGCTGGAGGAATACTTCCAGGGCATCCGCGATATCGAAACGCGACTCAGCAAGGATGAGCAGTGGCTGGAAGTGCCGCCCGCCACGGCGCCCCTTCCCGAACCAAAGCCCGGTCTCGCGGGACGCGAAGAGATTCGCCTGATGTATGACATCATGGTCGCAGCGATGCAGACGGACAGCACACGGGTGCTCACGTACCGCCAGCCGGTGAGTACCCTGCTCACCAGCATGGACATCAAGGTCGCGCCGCACGACATGAGCCACTACCACTCCACGATGGGCGAGAAGCTGGATGCCTCACAGCGCCGCGACCTTGCGCAAAGCGAATTGCTCGCTGGATTCATCGACAAGCTGAAGGCCACGAAGGAAGCGGATGGTTCGCGGCTCTTCGACAATGTGGCCGTGGCTTATGGAAGCAACATCCGCACGGAGCACAGCCTCGACAATTGCCCCACGCTCCTGACCGGTGGTGGCGCAGGCATCAAGCTGGGGCACAACATCGTGGTCTCGAAGGACACACCATTGTGCAACGCCTGGCTTACCCTGCTCCATGGATTGGGAATCGAGGCCGAGCGCCATGGAGACAGCTCCGGTGTGATCAAGGAAATGGCGGCATAG
- a CDS encoding DUF1592 domain-containing protein, with the protein MSEKHRALFQGHCVSCHKADKQKGHFRVDDLPFTIKTVEDAERWQKVLNAMNAGDMPPEEEKQPDSTAKTDFLDDLSHVMVAARRQFSDQNGVITMRRLNRREYRNTIRELLGVEINVSELPADTGAGGFDTNGVNLFMSANQFEQYQSLGREALTEAIAWHAAAGEQRKLRYEAEVFTPVMEKFVAHQLDARERAQRWVQAVDAAAAKPENAGLVAAVRKTVKNETLFRREWAKIPGAPSPRSFGFDKKGENDADLANDSLRAGWLEYHQYYLRQPALDRGAYLGPETRHPAELNLKSVNVLVPFNWPVGNYIVRVRAGVTKDAPPERRFLDFGINARQGPVLATREITGTIDEPQVVEFPLTLTRGNSDHDTRTIYFREKGAWDTNESGGKRRSEAVARNGLGPELVMWIDWVEVERVPATGAKPTPPGLAALHLPLDDKAPAPSSDDLRASLERFAMEAFRGSTPTPQYVDRLLGIYDMRRKLGDKPGAALKETLSVVLASPMFLYLAEPAANEEHRVLTAPELASRLSYYLWSAPPDAELRALAKNGEILKPEVLAAQTRRLLDDSRSDAFVRSFVYQWLGMDRFDFFEINRQKYPRFDNGTKLSAREEVYATFDYLLRHNASLRDLLKSDYVIVDRVLAHYYGLDGVQGSGFERVRLPADSPRGGLLGMAAIHFMGSNGEHTSPVERGAWVLRKLLDDPPPPAPPNIPALTRLAGKALTTPDRLRMHQEDPQCASCHRKIDPVGMGLENFDAAGQWRTADSYQAVAANGRPDPKLKIDWTIDVAATFHKGGSFKNYGEFREIIASRAENFARGFSKALLEYALGRPLGFRDEAVVADLVKQAKTKDYAIREFVHLIVISPEFRNR; encoded by the coding sequence ATGTCGGAGAAGCATCGCGCTCTTTTCCAGGGGCACTGCGTTTCCTGTCACAAGGCTGACAAACAAAAGGGGCATTTCCGTGTCGATGATCTGCCCTTCACCATCAAGACGGTGGAAGACGCAGAACGGTGGCAGAAGGTCCTGAATGCCATGAATGCGGGTGACATGCCGCCCGAAGAGGAGAAACAACCGGACTCCACAGCGAAGACGGACTTCCTCGATGATCTCTCGCATGTGATGGTCGCGGCCAGGCGGCAGTTCAGCGATCAGAATGGCGTGATCACCATGCGCCGCCTGAACCGGCGGGAGTATCGCAATACCATCCGTGAGCTGCTGGGCGTGGAGATCAATGTGAGTGAACTTCCTGCGGACACGGGAGCGGGTGGGTTCGACACGAATGGCGTGAATCTCTTCATGTCGGCGAATCAATTCGAGCAGTACCAGTCGCTCGGGCGCGAGGCGTTGACGGAGGCCATTGCCTGGCATGCTGCTGCAGGTGAGCAGCGCAAGCTGCGCTACGAGGCAGAGGTCTTTACCCCGGTAATGGAGAAGTTCGTGGCGCATCAACTCGATGCACGCGAGCGGGCGCAGCGCTGGGTACAGGCGGTGGATGCCGCCGCAGCGAAGCCGGAGAATGCCGGGCTCGTCGCAGCAGTGCGCAAGACCGTGAAGAATGAAACACTCTTCCGCCGCGAGTGGGCAAAGATTCCCGGCGCACCATCGCCGCGGTCTTTCGGCTTCGACAAGAAAGGTGAGAACGATGCGGACCTTGCAAATGATTCCCTTCGTGCGGGATGGCTGGAGTATCATCAATATTATCTGCGGCAGCCGGCGCTGGATCGTGGCGCGTACCTCGGACCTGAGACCAGACATCCGGCGGAGTTGAATCTGAAGTCGGTCAATGTGCTCGTGCCCTTCAACTGGCCCGTGGGGAACTACATCGTGCGGGTGAGAGCCGGGGTGACGAAGGATGCGCCACCGGAACGCCGCTTCTTGGATTTCGGGATCAATGCCCGTCAGGGTCCAGTACTCGCGACGCGTGAGATCACGGGCACCATTGATGAACCGCAGGTGGTCGAGTTCCCGCTTACACTCACGCGCGGCAATAGCGACCATGACACACGTACCATCTACTTCCGGGAGAAAGGCGCCTGGGACACAAACGAGTCCGGTGGTAAGCGGCGCAGTGAAGCGGTCGCGCGCAACGGCCTTGGACCGGAGTTGGTAATGTGGATCGATTGGGTGGAGGTGGAGCGTGTGCCCGCCACCGGCGCCAAGCCCACGCCGCCAGGGCTTGCGGCGCTTCATCTTCCGCTGGATGACAAGGCGCCCGCTCCGAGTTCAGATGACCTCCGCGCGTCTCTGGAGCGTTTTGCCATGGAGGCCTTCCGCGGAAGCACGCCGACGCCACAGTATGTCGATCGTCTTCTCGGCATCTATGACATGCGCCGCAAGTTGGGAGACAAGCCTGGCGCGGCGCTCAAGGAGACGCTCTCCGTGGTGCTGGCATCCCCCATGTTTCTCTACCTTGCCGAGCCTGCGGCAAATGAAGAACATAGGGTGCTCACAGCACCGGAACTGGCCTCGCGTCTCTCGTACTATCTCTGGAGTGCTCCGCCGGATGCTGAGCTGCGTGCGCTTGCAAAGAACGGCGAAATCCTGAAGCCGGAGGTGCTTGCTGCGCAGACCAGACGGCTGCTCGATGATTCAAGGTCAGATGCGTTTGTGCGTTCCTTTGTCTATCAATGGCTCGGCATGGACCGCTTCGACTTCTTCGAGATCAATCGACAGAAGTACCCGCGCTTCGACAACGGCACGAAGCTCTCTGCGCGTGAAGAGGTGTATGCCACGTTTGACTACCTGCTGCGTCACAATGCAAGTCTGCGTGATCTTTTGAAGTCGGACTATGTCATCGTGGACCGGGTGTTGGCGCACTACTACGGACTCGACGGTGTGCAGGGCTCCGGCTTTGAAAGGGTCAGGTTGCCGGCGGATTCCCCCCGAGGTGGGTTGCTCGGCATGGCCGCGATTCACTTCATGGGCAGTAACGGTGAGCACACGAGCCCGGTGGAGCGTGGTGCGTGGGTGCTGCGCAAGTTGCTGGATGACCCACCACCACCCGCGCCACCGAATATTCCCGCGCTGACACGCCTTGCTGGCAAGGCCCTTACCACACCCGATCGCCTGCGCATGCATCAGGAGGATCCTCAGTGTGCGAGTTGCCATCGCAAAATTGACCCCGTCGGCATGGGCTTGGAGAATTTCGACGCGGCTGGCCAGTGGCGCACGGCCGACAGCTACCAGGCTGTCGCGGCAAACGGGAGGCCCGATCCGAAGTTGAAGATCGACTGGACCATCGATGTCGCCGCGACCTTCCACAAGGGTGGCTCATTCAAGAACTATGGAGAGTTTCGCGAGATCATCGCCAGCAGGGCGGAGAACTTCGCCCGCGGTTTCAGCAAGGCCCTGCTGGAGTATGCGCTGGGCCGACCGCTCGGCTTCCGGGATGAAGCCGTTGTCGCGGACCTCGTGAAGCAGGCAAAGACGAAAGACTACGCCATCCGTGAATTTGTCCACCTAATTGTTATAAGCCCGGAGTTTCGCAATCGATAG